A window from Betta splendens chromosome 1, fBetSpl5.4, whole genome shotgun sequence encodes these proteins:
- the tet2 gene encoding methylcytosine dioxygenase TET2: protein METEQARHETEESLILAQFGASHVPLKLQNGGSSSERDSLQIPGGTNWNHFKPSVGANAMKRHKDCNSPVQGLFNQGSYINGELVNGELKHALAEQSLLLPQPKKLKVDSEIKINNMSSTLVDNFPEFAKATDFECKSPQTEIKLDKRTSSFPNGDIFCLSRNKDSIPNGAASPPSTIESTPGDLLEKTLSQYYPEQVSIAPQMCGSELDSVSDSLAKLPTEGAQAPSLTSGLPNSAQMPDSQQQQPGTSGKEDGCNTYNSVNYVVNGYSDNFGADHQQQRHQTQQQPPPYPNHELSACQLPGMAPHANTANSSKQHQNGPQCYTDDTTAQGIYAKGKHEFNQHSFQNCNAPVEAAGGYGVFPNAKKMDPSKDIGPGQHHQHSTDKSDHYGIQPSEIKQNAGNFPGSDSAGPMVPSTNSEEVPENVSQQRDGSSGPTPHQQGWAHSQQQAPCVPSSQAQAQDKWKGFQAKAHSERQALNSHSQMLESNAAHRFQKQGVFNSFQHNTPEWQHSNSKAPQMHQHLPQKMPDQCNFPQNQQADSHYNPQMPSAHLSEDPDMQDLMTPGFLATQQQQQQQHCHLPRPQSHPPQFEEQQLKSPNYRPHSQPQPGQQQLQPSQPSRTNSAQSSNQHIQNSDHVKLSYNTATETQQHCPYPPNSGSSNLKQFQPQRPNNQCHQPNHMDFPQTSTQLQPHLSQGALKQQLSTQMYPKAEVQQKASCDQLQRGPLLPQGPAGPHGDFQKHTALRMHLLQRQDRQGLPPQSTSDPKHPLKAVKIEGGPRFEFPCSQQQEQQQLRDTGMRCIKQENPQSMCEQSKRQGNILASMEHSLRQYQLSPVFEKKSVAINSLNKVKVESSGPVTILSTNTDLGEAESSAAASATVALKKPPHSTPKKEQLLHRFVESPMKLLDTPIKNLLDTPLKTQYDIASCHCVDQICEKDEGPYYTHLGSAPNVAGIREMMEKRSGLTGGAIRIEKVIYTGKEGKSTQGCPIAKWVIRRSSADEKLLVLVRERNGHTCETACIVVVILIWEGIQPSLADHLYMELSETLTKHGTLTQRRCALNEERTCACQGLNPDACGASFSFGCSWSMYYNGCKFARSKIPRRFKLLGDDVKEEEKLEQNFQNLATLLGPVYKTLAPEAYANQVEHEHRAPDCRLGLKEGRPFSGVTACLDFCAHAHRDLHNMQGGSTVVCTLTREDNREIGKIPEDEQLHVLPLYKPSNTDEFGSEDGQQEKIKSGAIQVLSAFRRQVRMLAEPAKSCRQKKLDAKKAAANKNAMLDTSNDKAEKALTAKAKAGAHENAAQSTMAGPIPGAMGANLQPGQPRHPLGAHPQQLGHQSPLPSYPSSPNAANFPRFPGHPGSFPGTSKPGSMYPHQPPTPTSPYASPLHAPNSYINGSPRPHPGYQCNGGMPLDNYHPFYASNPKHLDLYRQQRPVLYSEPQYSVHQRFDANFPPRYSEPGLHVNGYNVSSVRPAHPMRPYGPYGPNGETQFIDPLSRAPSANGVLDYTAAVSKGGFPNPYLSRSHPILSPGQDPLHMQIKTEMGLSGPQLLSSQLSAGCLNPESQSGIGLTNGGHLGSGIKQEPGTPQTPTTPQNELWSDNEHNFLDPDIGGVAVAPSHGSVLIECAKRELHATTPLKNPERQHPTRISLVFYQHKNLNEAKHGLAMWEAKMAEKAREKEEDAERNGGEATPSKGSKKGVKREHPESEFSGERPYKRFIQALMEGSLSCTTNTYVSTSPYAFTKVTGPYSKFA, encoded by the exons ATGGAAACAGAACAGGCCAGACATGAGACGGAAGAAAGTCTGATACTAGCACAATTTGGAGCATCTCACGTCCCTCTTAAACTACAGAATGGAGGTTCGTCTTCAGAGAGAGATTCTCTGCAGATCCCTGGAGGTACGAACTGGAACCATTTCAAGCCCAGTGTAGGTGCCAACGCCATGAAAAGGCACAAGGACTGCAACAGCCCCGTGCAAGGGCTGTTCAATCAAGGATCCTACATAAATGGAGAACTGGTGAATGGAGAGCTGAAGCATGCACTCGCTGAGCAGTCCTTACTTCTCCCCCAACCCAAGAAACTCAAAGTAGATTCTGAGATTAAAATCAATAACATGAGCTCTACCTTGGTAGACAACTTCCCCGAGTTTGCAAAAGCAACAGACTTTGAATGCAAATCCCCACAAACAGAGATTAAGTTAGACAAGAGGACCAGTAGTTTTCCTAATGGAGATATTTTCTGTCTGTCAAGGAATAAAGATTCAATTCCAAATGGTGCTGCATCACCCCCTTCAACCATTGAAAGCACTCCAGGTGATCTGTTAGAGAAAACTCTCTCTCAGTATTATCCTGAGCAAGTATCAATTGCACCGCAAATGTGTGGTTCAGAGTTGGATTCCGTCAGTGATTCACTGGCAAAGCTGCCCACTGAAGGTGCTCAAGCCCCCTCCTTAACCTCAGGATTGCCCAATTCAGCCCAAATGCCTGactcacaacagcagcagcctgggacATCTGGTAAAGAGGACGGATGCAACACTTACAACTCTGTCAACTATGTAGTGAATGGATACTCTGACAATTTTGGAGCAGATCACCAGCAGCAACGACACCAgacccagcagcagccaccACCTTACCCTAATCACGAGCTGTCTGCGTGTCAGTTGCCTGGAATGGCCCCACATGCAAATACTGCCAATAGCTCAAAGCAACATCAGAATGGCCCACAGTGTTATACAGATGACACAACTGCCCAAGGAATATATGCAAAAGGCAAACACGAGTTCAACCAACACTCTTTCCAAAACTGCAATGCTCCTGTAGAGGCGGCAGGTGGCTATGGAGTGTTTCCTAATGCTAAGAAGATGGATCCAAGTAAGGACATTGGACCTGGTCAGCATCATCAACACAGCACTGACAAGAGCGATCACTATGGGATTCAACCCTCAGAGATTAAACAAAATGCTGGAAACTTCCCTGGTTCTGACAGTGCAGGGCCCATGGTGCCTAGCACTAATTCAGAAGAAGTGCCGGAGAACGTGTCCCAGCAGAGGGACGGCTCGTCGGGTCCAACGCCCCACCAGCAAGGCTGGGCTCATTCCCAGCAGCAAGCACCTTGCGTCCCATCATCTCAGGCACAAGCGCAGGACAAGTGGAAGGGGTTTCAGGCTAAGGCCCACTCAGAGCGACAGGCACTTAACTCTCACAGCCAGATGCTGGAGTCCAATGCGGCACACAGATTCCAAAAGCAGGGAGTTTTCAACAGCTTCCAGCACAACACCCCTGAGTGGCAGCACTCAAATTCTAAAGCACCTCAAATGCACCAGCATTTACCCCAGAAAATGCCAGACCAGTGTAACTTCCCACAGAATCAGCAGGCAGACAGCCACTACAACCCCCAGATGCCGTCAGCGCACTTATCTGAAGACCCTGACATGCAGGATTTGATGACACCCGGGTTTTTAGCaacccagcaacagcagcaacaacagcactgTCACCTTCCACGACCCCAGTCTCACCCACCACAATTTGAAGAACAGCAGCTCAAATCTCCCAATTATAGACCTCACAGTCAGCCTCAACcaggccagcagcagcttcaaccCAGTCAACCTTCCAGAACTAATTCCGCTCAGTCCAGCAACCAACATATCCAAAACAGTGACCATGTGAAACTCAGCTACAATACCGCAACAGAAACGCAACAACATTGTCCGTATCCACCAAACTCAGGCAGCAGTAACCTCAAGCAATTTCAACCACAGCGGCCTAACAACCAATGCCACCAGCCAAACCACATGGACTTCCCCCAGACCTCCACACAGTTGCAACCTCACTTATCACAAGGTGCGTTAAAGCAACAGCTGTCCACACAGATGTATCCTAAAGCTGAAGTGCAGCAGAAGGCATCGTGCGATCAGCTCCAAAGGGGACCTCTACTACCTCAAGGACCTGCAGGTCCCCATGGAGACTTTCAGAAGCACACAGCCCTCCGCATGCACCTCTTACAGAGGCAGGACCGCCAGGGCCTTCCTCCTCAGAGCACTAGTGATCCTAAACATCCCCTGAAAGCTGTAAAAATCGAAGGCGGACCCAGATTCGAGTTTCCttgttcacagcagcaggagcagcagcagttgcGAGACACAGGCATGAGGTGCATCAAGCAGGAGAATCCACAGTCTATGTGTGAGCAAAGCAAAAGGCAGGGGAACATCCTGGCCTCTATGGAACACAGCTTGAGGCAGTACCAGCTCTCACCTGTGTTTGAGAAGAAATCAGTAGCTATCAATTCATTAAATAAAGTCAAGGTGGAATCTTCTGGGCCTGTCACCATTCTGTCAACCAACACTGACTTGGGTGAAGCGGAgtcatcagcagctgcatcagccACAGTAGCACTGAAGAAACCACCCCATTCCACCCCGAAGAAAGAACAACTCCTACACAGATTTGTGGAGTCTCCTATGAAGCTACTAGATACTCCTATAAAGAATCTACTGGACACCCCCTTGAAAACACAATATGACATTGCATCCTGTCACTGTGTTG ATCAAATCTGTGAGAAGGATGAAGGACCATACTACACTCACTTGGGTTCAGCACCTAATGTTGCTGGTATACGGGAGATGATGGAGAAAAG GTCTGGTCTCACTGGTGGAGCCATTAGGATTGAGAAAGTTATATACACcggaaaggaaggaaaaagtACACAAGGATGCCCCATAGCCAAATGG GTAATTCGTCGGTCCAGTGCAGACGAAAAGCTTCTGGTGTTGGTGCGTGAACGTAATGGGCACACGTGTGAAACTGCTTGCATCGTGGTGGTCATCCTGATCTGGGAGGGCATCCAACCAAGCCTGGCTGACCACCTCTACATGGAGCTGAGTGAAACGCTAACAAAACACGGAACTCTCACCCAGAGACGCTGTGCTCTCAACGAGGA GAGAACCTGTGCTTGCCAGGGGTTAAATCCTGATGCCTGTGGAGCTTCTTTCTCTTTTGGCTGCTCCTGGAGTATGTATTACAATGGCTGCAAATTTGCCCGGAGCAAAATTCCAAGAAGATTTAAGCTGTTAGGAGATGATGTGAAAGAG gaagAGAAACTGGAGCAAAACTTTCAGAATCTGGCAACATTGCTAGGACCAGTATATAAAACCTTAGCACCTGAAGCTTATGCAAACCAG GTGGAACATGAACACAGAGCACCAGATTGTCGTCTGGGCCTCAAAGAGGGTCGTCCCTTTTCTGGGGTCACTGCTTGTCTGGACTTCTGTGCCCATGCACATAGAGACCTCCACAACATGCAGGGGGGCAGCACTGTG GTGTGTACATTAACAAGGGAGGATAACCGCGAGATTGGAAAAATACCAGAAGATGAGCAGCTCCATGTCTTGCCACTTTATAAACCTTCCAACACCGATGAGTTTGGCAGCGAGGACGGCCAACAGGAGAAAATCAAGTCGGGTGCCATCCAGGTCCTTAGTGCTTTCCGCCGCCAGGTTCGCATGCTTGCGGAACCTGCCAAGTCGTGCCGACAAAAGAAGCTGGACGCTAAGAAGGCAGCTGCCAACAAGAATGCGATGCTGGACACCTCTAATGATAAGGCAGAGAAAGCCCTCACAGCCAAGGCAAAAGCTGGGGCGCATGAGAATGCCGCTCAGAGCACGATGGCAG GGCCTATTCCAGGTGCCATGGGAGCAAACCTGCAGCCAGGTCAGCCAAGACACCCGCTTGGGGCCCATCCTCAGCAGCTAGGGCACCAGAGTCCTCTCCCCTCTTATCCCAGCTCACCAAATGCAGCCAACTTTCCCAGATTCCCCGGTCACCCTGGGTCTTTTCCAGGCACTTCCAAACCAGGCAGCATGTATCCCCACCAGCCCCCAACACCCACCAGCCCGTACGCCTCCCCGCTCCATGCACCAAATTCATACATTAATGGATCACCTCGCCCACACCCAGGTTATCAGTGTAATGGAGGAATGCCCCTTGACAATTACCACCCATTCTATGCTTCAAACCCAAAGCATCTGGACCTTTATCGGCAACAACGACCAGTGCTCTACTCAGAGCCACAGTACAGTGTACATCAGCGTTTTGACGCCAATTTCCCTCCAAGGTATAGTGAGCCTGGTTTACATGTTAATGGCTACAATGTCTCCAGCGTGAGGCCAGCTCACCCCATGAGACCTTATGGCCCTTACGGCCCTAATGGAGAGACTCAGTTTATAGACCCCCTCTCAAGAGCCCCCTCAGCCAATGGAGTTCTAGATTATACAGCTGCTGTGAGCAAAGGAGGATTCCCTAATCCATACCTCTCACGGAGCCATCCCATTTTAAGCCCCGGCCAAGATCCTCTACATATGCAAATCAAGACCGAGATGGGCCTGTCTGGGCCACAGCTGCTTTCTTCTCAGTTAAGTGCTGGGTGTTTAAACCCTGAATCGCAGTCAGGGATAGGTCTGACAAATGGAGGCCATCTGGGCTCTGGCATCAAGCAGGAGCCTGGGACACCACAAACACCCACGACCCCACAAAACGAGCTGTGGTCAGACAACGAGCACAACTTCTTGGACCCTGACATTGGCGGTGTGGCCGTGGCACCCAGCCACGGTTCAGTACTCATTGAGTGTGCAAAACGGGAGCTCCACGCCACAACGCCGCTGAAGAACCCAGAGCGTCAACACCCCACACGCATTTCCTTGGTTTTCTACCAGCACAAAAATCTGAACGAGGCTAAGCACGGTTTGGCAATGTGGGAAGCCAAGATGGCGGAGAAAgccagagagaaggaggaagacgcGGAAAGGAACGGTGGCGAGGCGACGCCTAGCAAAGGAAGCAAGAAGGGCGTGAAGCGAGAGCACCCGGAGTCAGAGTTCAGCGGGGAGCGTCCGTACAAGCGCTTCATTCAGGCTCTAATGGAGGGATCTctgtcatgcacaacaaacacCTATGTCAGTACATCCCCTTATGCCTTCACCAAGGTCACAGGGCCTTACAGCAAGTTTGCATAG